A genomic segment from Aegilops tauschii subsp. strangulata cultivar AL8/78 chromosome 1, Aet v6.0, whole genome shotgun sequence encodes:
- the LOC109740967 gene encoding uncharacterized protein isoform X1: MLRGSAWAGRPDRVFTSVEDPQQRRLAEWMDQDKQARRRAEFRIRIAAIAAQVASEVSAAVASEVSAAVAAALQSARAGHHEYLDLESTTTSTPTAPVADDLASPTAASNLSEVIVGVVTECGCTDLEPTAATLTLTSALDISGACSAMNSLALPTTSGCSAVVHTTCSTQCASRTVTMSVSATAPATMSASSKVTGDVVPELCCLDLEPSDVLELIRTPPKCSTEGLNDDPVVMHEQQERSKEYEHSVQDANMPCVLHVINSCEFPGTTNQVKTAALRPTKSITEHKLIGVDSLHTPWTPARSTTCRMFNVQGTLYVMQLSGELQDLETVEPTGSAALTVIYSVPGVQTAWLNPTVFKWSDLFCFATQFLSASTLDLLLAKRDAPTVIGNLCCEIQSKGIIIERPYWQLIAEVSLEALKLSWLPPQGIICVPLRISLLKKSIGISRQFYWEGTNSFAVVWALTLQVYEHKNRCSLLEHDTSVVLLIAHGTTIVQCILVHQERSIGSLKIDMSTRDIIAALHRKKPRPCWTTFFYGHQLHYSDQSDSVTNVFQNQHRTEYSIGRVILEDFQWAPAWSFSMEFLLFGDECSFEALLGCHIYSACLLDKSMGITLGSDASCGECIIISPCRPQFQPEPCEGTCFYSFRVVVFSRVVPAMRLAYFERPGMGLYQEYMQLIGMIGRQVPALDLWATRIVFQPRETEGVQPSAYSFCLEISFQHRPCFQQQVSSSGGVLL, translated from the coding sequence ATGTTACGGGGATCAGCTTGGGCTGGCCGCCCTGATCGAGTGTTCACGTCGGTGGAGGACCCGCAGCAGCGACGCCTCGCCGAGTGGATGGACCAAGACAAGCAGGCGCGGCGTCGCGCCGAGTTTCGCATCCGTATTGCAGCCATCGCGGCGCAGGTGGCTTCCGAGGTGTCGGCGGCGGTAGCATCGGAGGTGTCGGCTGCCGTTGCCGCGGCGCTACAGTCTGCGCGGGCGGGGCACCACGAGTACCTCGACCTTGAGTCGACGACCACATCGACCCCAACTGCTCCAGTGGCGGACGACCTCGCCTCTCCCACCGCAGCATCAAATTTGTCCGAGGTCATCGTCGGTGTCGTCACCGAGTGTGGCTGCACCGACCTCGAGCCCACGGCCGCGACCTTAACTCTGACCTCCGCACTGGACATCTCGGGCGCCTGTTCAGCGATGAACTCGCTTGCGCTCCCTACAACCAGTGGCTGCTCCGCCGTGGTGCACACCACGTGTTCGACGCAATGCGCAAGCCGCACCGTCACCATGTCGGTGTCAGCGACAGCTCCAGCCACAATGTCAGCTTCGTCCAAGGTCACCGGCGATGTCGTTCCCGAGCTCTGCTGCCTTGACCTTGAACCATCAGATGTCCTCGAGCTTATCAGAACGCCgcccaagtgttcgacagaaggtcTGAATGACGACCCCGTGGTCATGCATGAACAGCAGGAGCGCTCCAAGGAATATGAACATTCAGTACAAGATGCCAACATGCCCTGTGTGCTTCATGTCATCAACAGTTGTGAGTTCCCTGGAACTACCAACCAGGTCAAAACTGCAGCCCTTCGCCCAACTAAATCAATCACCGAGCACAAGCTAATTGGTGTGGATTCACTGCACACACCGTGGACTCCAGCGAGGAGCACAACTTGTAGAATGTTCAACGTGCAAGGTACACTGTATGTTATGCAGTTATCAGGGGAATTGCAAGACTTGGAAACAGTGGAACCTACAGGGAGTGCAGCTCTCACTGTGATTTATAGTGTTCCTGGAGTTCAAACAGCATGGCTGAATCCAACTGTATTCAAGTGGTCAGATCTTTTTTGTTTTGCCACACAATTTCTTAGTGCAAGCACTCTTGATTTATTACTAGCGAAGCGAGATGCACCTACTGTGATTGGGAATTTGTGCTGTGAGATTCAGAGCAAGGGAATAATAATAGAGAGACCATATTGGCAATTGATTGCGGAAGTAAGTTTGGAAGCACTCAAGCTTTCATGGCTGCCACCTCAAGGTATTATTTGTGTACCACTCAGAATTTCTCTACTGAAGAAATCAATTGGCATATCTCGACAATTCTATTGGGAGGGTACAAATTCTTTTGCAGTAGTGTGGGCACTGACTTTGCAAGTGTACGAGCATAAGAACAGATGCAGTTTACTAGAACATGATACATCAGTGGTGCTCCTTATTGCTCATGGTACTACTATCGTTCAGTGCATCCTTGTGCATCAGGAGAGGTCCATTGGAAGTTTGAAGATTGATATGTCAACTAGAGATATAATTGCAGCATTACATAGGAAGAAGCCAAGGCCTTGTTGGACGACATTTTTCTATGGCCACCAGTTACACTATTCTGACCAGTCAGATTCAGTTACAAATGTTTTTCAGAACCAGCACAGAACTGAATATTCTATTGGAAGAGTCATTCTTGAGGATTTCCAGTGGGCACCTGCTTGGTCCTTTTCCATGGAGTTTTTGCTATTTGGAGATGAATGTTCGTTTGAAGCTCTGTTGGGCTGCCACATCTATAGTGCGTGTTTGTTGGATAAAAGCATGGGGATCACTCTAGGAAGCGATGCAAGCTGCGGTGAATGCATAATAATCAGTCCTTGCCGTCCCCAATTTCAACCCGAACCATGTGAAGGTACTTGTTTCTATAGCTTTCGTGTTGTAGTTTTTTCACGAGTTGTTCCTGCGATGAGGCTTGCATACTTTGAGAGGCCTGGAATGGGGCTATATCAGGAATATATGCAGCTGATTGGTATGATTGGGAGGCAGGTTCCTGCTCTTGATTTATGGGCTACCAGAATTGTGTTCCAGCCAAGGGAAACAGAGGGCGTGCAGCCTAGCGCATATTCCTTCTGTTTGGAAATTTCCTTTCAACACCGCCCATGTTTCCAACAACAAGTTTCCAGTTCAGGAGGTGTGCTACTCTGA
- the LOC109740967 gene encoding uncharacterized protein isoform X2 translates to MLRGSAWAGRPDRVFTSVEDPQQRRLAEWMDQDKQARRRAEFRIRIAAIAAQVASEVSAAVASEVSAAVAAALQSARAGHHEYLDLESTTTSTPTAPVADDLASPTAASNLSEVIVGVVTECGCTDLEPTAATLTLTSALDISGACSAMNSLALPTTSGCSAVVHTTCSTQCASRTVTMSVSATAPATMSASSKVTGDVVPELCCLDLEPSDVLELIRTPPKCSTEGLNDDPVVMHEQQERSKEYEHSVQDANMPCVLHVINSCEFPGTTNQVKTAALRPTKSITEHKLIGVDSLHTPWTPARSTTCRMFNVQGTLYVMQLSGELQDLETVEPTGSAALTVIYSVPGVQTAWLNPTVFKWSDLFCFATQFLSASTLDLLLAKRDAPTVIGNLCCEIQSKGIIIERPYWQLIAEVSLEALKLSWLPPQGIICVPLRISLLKKSIGISRQFYWEGTNSFAVVWALTLQVYEHKNRCSLLEHDTSVVLLIAHGTTIVQCILVHQERSIGSLKIDMSTRDIIAALHRKKPRPCWTTFFYGHQLHYSDQSDSVTNVFQNQHRTEYSIGRVILEDFQWAPAWSFSMEFLLFGDECSFEALLGCHIYSACLLDKSMGITLGSDASCGECIIISPCRPQFQPEPCEGSCS, encoded by the exons ATGTTACGGGGATCAGCTTGGGCTGGCCGCCCTGATCGAGTGTTCACGTCGGTGGAGGACCCGCAGCAGCGACGCCTCGCCGAGTGGATGGACCAAGACAAGCAGGCGCGGCGTCGCGCCGAGTTTCGCATCCGTATTGCAGCCATCGCGGCGCAGGTGGCTTCCGAGGTGTCGGCGGCGGTAGCATCGGAGGTGTCGGCTGCCGTTGCCGCGGCGCTACAGTCTGCGCGGGCGGGGCACCACGAGTACCTCGACCTTGAGTCGACGACCACATCGACCCCAACTGCTCCAGTGGCGGACGACCTCGCCTCTCCCACCGCAGCATCAAATTTGTCCGAGGTCATCGTCGGTGTCGTCACCGAGTGTGGCTGCACCGACCTCGAGCCCACGGCCGCGACCTTAACTCTGACCTCCGCACTGGACATCTCGGGCGCCTGTTCAGCGATGAACTCGCTTGCGCTCCCTACAACCAGTGGCTGCTCCGCCGTGGTGCACACCACGTGTTCGACGCAATGCGCAAGCCGCACCGTCACCATGTCGGTGTCAGCGACAGCTCCAGCCACAATGTCAGCTTCGTCCAAGGTCACCGGCGATGTCGTTCCCGAGCTCTGCTGCCTTGACCTTGAACCATCAGATGTCCTCGAGCTTATCAGAACGCCgcccaagtgttcgacagaaggtcTGAATGACGACCCCGTGGTCATGCATGAACAGCAGGAGCGCTCCAAGGAATATGAACATTCAGTACAAGATGCCAACATGCCCTGTGTGCTTCATGTCATCAACAGTTGTGAGTTCCCTGGAACTACCAACCAGGTCAAAACTGCAGCCCTTCGCCCAACTAAATCAATCACCGAGCACAAGCTAATTGGTGTGGATTCACTGCACACACCGTGGACTCCAGCGAGGAGCACAACTTGTAGAATGTTCAACGTGCAAGGTACACTGTATGTTATGCAGTTATCAGGGGAATTGCAAGACTTGGAAACAGTGGAACCTACAGGGAGTGCAGCTCTCACTGTGATTTATAGTGTTCCTGGAGTTCAAACAGCATGGCTGAATCCAACTGTATTCAAGTGGTCAGATCTTTTTTGTTTTGCCACACAATTTCTTAGTGCAAGCACTCTTGATTTATTACTAGCGAAGCGAGATGCACCTACTGTGATTGGGAATTTGTGCTGTGAGATTCAGAGCAAGGGAATAATAATAGAGAGACCATATTGGCAATTGATTGCGGAAGTAAGTTTGGAAGCACTCAAGCTTTCATGGCTGCCACCTCAAGGTATTATTTGTGTACCACTCAGAATTTCTCTACTGAAGAAATCAATTGGCATATCTCGACAATTCTATTGGGAGGGTACAAATTCTTTTGCAGTAGTGTGGGCACTGACTTTGCAAGTGTACGAGCATAAGAACAGATGCAGTTTACTAGAACATGATACATCAGTGGTGCTCCTTATTGCTCATGGTACTACTATCGTTCAGTGCATCCTTGTGCATCAGGAGAGGTCCATTGGAAGTTTGAAGATTGATATGTCAACTAGAGATATAATTGCAGCATTACATAGGAAGAAGCCAAGGCCTTGTTGGACGACATTTTTCTATGGCCACCAGTTACACTATTCTGACCAGTCAGATTCAGTTACAAATGTTTTTCAGAACCAGCACAGAACTGAATATTCTATTGGAAGAGTCATTCTTGAGGATTTCCAGTGGGCACCTGCTTGGTCCTTTTCCATGGAGTTTTTGCTATTTGGAGATGAATGTTCGTTTGAAGCTCTGTTGGGCTGCCACATCTATAGTGCGTGTTTGTTGGATAAAAGCATGGGGATCACTCTAGGAAGCGATGCAAGCTGCGGTGAATGCATAATAATCAGTCCTTGCCGTCCCCAATTTCAACCCGAACCATGTGAAG GTTCCTGCTCTTGA